The following DNA comes from Miscanthus floridulus cultivar M001 chromosome 5, ASM1932011v1, whole genome shotgun sequence.
TCAACTTCACAAACATGATCGGCCATGCAAAGTCCATTTATTAGAATGTTATATGTATACTCACCGCAAGAAACTCCATTCTGATGCATTTCATTAAGAAGGGCATAGGCCTTGTCAAAAGCTTTCTTCTTGATGTACCCTTTCATCAGAGTTGTGTAAGTGACCTCATTTGGTGGGTATCCTTTACCAGGCATCTCAGAGTATAACTTGAGTGCTTCATCCATGCACCCCTTCTCACAGTACCCCAGCAGCAGGCTGTGGTATGTCGCAATAGAAGGTTTGACTCCTGCTTCCTTCATCTTATCCCATAAGTTGACTGCCTCGTGGAGTTTGCAATGCTTACTGAGCCAATGAATTAGACAACCGTATGTGAAGACATCCGGTACCCCAGTATCAACCACAAGATCAAACAAGGCAATGGCATCCTTCCACTGTTTGTCTCTTAGGAGGCCTTTGATCACCAAATTGAACTCATATGTGCTCGGCAACAATCCCTGCTCTATCATCTGGTGGCATAGCTTATATGCCTCATCTGTCATCCCCTCTGCATCACAACCTTTGATCAGGACCCATATGTCACATTGGTCGGTGTCACACCATCCCTGACAGCCTCATCAAACAAATCTAATGCTTTCCCAATTTCTCCATGCAAGCAACATCCGTGCATCAACGTCGTCGCGAGAATCACATCCATCTTCTTCCCCGTGGCCAGCAGCATCTGATCCTTCAGCCGCAATGCCTCATCCATCCTCCCCACCTTCACAAGCACACCCAGCACAGAATTGTACATAAAATCCCGTGGCTTGAGCCCTGCCTCCATCATCTTCCCCAGCACCTGGACTGCTCGGTCTGCATCGCGTAGCTTGCACAAACCTGTGATTGTGATGGCATAAACGCGCTCGTCGGGCTTGACCCCGGCACCGGCCATTTCATCGAACAGCCTGACGGCGTCACCGTGCATCCCTCCCCCGACGCAGGCCCGCATCACGACGTCGTACATCTTAGCATCCGCGTAGTACCCCCTGCACCGCATCTCGTCGAACAGCGTGAGCGCATCCGCAGCCGACGCGCCCCGTGCCGTGGCGACGAGCAGGTCGGTGCGAGACTTGGCGTCCGGGACAACACCCCTCGTGACCATGCGAGAGTATgcggccgcggcggccgcgcGGTTGCGGGCGGCGCGGGAGAGGCAGGTGAGGACGTGGCTGAGGAGCGTGACCGCGGCCGGCGAGCCAGCGTCCGCGGCGGAGAGGACGGCGTCGACGAGCTCGTTCGGCGGGAGGCGCGTATCCAGTGCAGCGGCACGGAGCAGATGGAAAGCGTGCGGGCCGTCGGGCGATGAGGCGAGTGCGCGGAGGGAGGAAGCGAGGTCATCGGCGACGCCATGGCCACGGGCAGCGGATGGTCTGGCGAATTGGGTGGAGACGAGCTGGGCGGCGCTCTGCGGCGGCGGGGCCGGAGAGGAAGGTGCcgcggtggaggtggcggcggcggcggcggtgttaaGGCTGCGCCGTGGGAACAGTGAGGAGGCGGCTGCGAGGAGCCGTGGTGGGCGCATGGTGGCGCCGAAGGGGTTCCGTTCAGTTCAGGGTTCTCAGAATCCTGATGGAATAGCGGTTGCATTTCTTCATTCTGGTTCAGTTTCATCAGAACCCAACACTTTTTTACAAATTGCTAAAAAAAATGAACTTTTTAGAAAGGGGCTCTTGCATTTTTACCctgttttgtatcgaaattgtgattttatCTCTGTTTTTTTTGACTTTTTGAATTTGTCCCTGCGTTTTCAAAACGAAGCACTGCTTTGCCCCTATTCCGTCATcctcccctaacggtgttaacaTTTGTACAAAATGACAGAAATGCCCATATGATTTTACCCCCGTTTGTTATGTctatttgtgattttaccccagatttggaattagacatttaTATTGTAATGTTGACAAAAATGATTACATTTGGTCAAATatatttggcacaacttgcaATTATTTCGATTCTGATTTAATATTGaaaaaaatattcaaaattttggcagcacattAGCAATATTGTATAATCTTTAACAAGGAGGAGTTCACTGGAACATAGGCGCCATCAACTCAacacaaactagttttcgaaaaAGAAACACAAATCCATAACACGCAGCACTGTCGTATCCATGCAAGCATGCGGATTCGTCTCGAAATAGTCCAACGCGGACCGCATGTAGGCGTCCGTCACAACCCCCGTGGCACCGCGCACCAACCGCACAGCGCGCGGTAGAGAGCCAGAGACGACGGCAGCTCCCCCGTGGGGCACGCGACGCTGGTCAGCATGATAGCGTTGGGCGTTGGCAAAGTACCCCGCAGGGAGCGGAACCGCGGTCGCCCATCCACCGCGAACAGCAGCTTGCTCCGCCGCGACGAGCATATCCCTAGCGCCCACTCCACACCTAGCCGGCCAGTGCCTCGAACGTGGTGCACGCACGGCCCTCCAGCGCCTTGACGTGCGTGATGGACGCGAGTGTGAACCGGAACAAGCGGTGCTGGGTCCAGGGAGTCCGAgtcgtcctcgtccccgtccccgtcgtcatcgtcatcggtGATCTTGGTGAACTCGTGGTGCGGGAAGAACGAGACTGCGGCGTGCGCCCCTGAGCCGGACCCGGACGAGACCCGCGGCGGGGCGCCCGCCTGAGACCCGCAGCcgggcaccgccgccgcccggTGCGCGCACGACGAAAGACCGCAGCCGCCCCCTGCGCCCCGGAACAGCAGCCGCACTGCGCAGGAGGCCCGAGGCTAGGAGGCGCCGCTGCACCGCGCGCCCTACCTCTGGTGCAGAAGCCGCCGCCGAGGTCGGCTGCGACCCCGCGCCAGATGCGCCCGTGCCCGATGCAACCTAGGTCGGATGAGGAAGATCCTAGAGATAAGGATAAGGGCAAGTGTGGTCATTTCGCATTTCCTTTTTAGATTTGGAATTTTTTTAAATCATTTATTCCCTGCCCATCTAAGGACATCCAAAGTAGGGGCAAATGGATCGTTCATTTCAAAATAGCAAGGGTAAAATCATAAAATTGAAAAAGCAGAGATAAAATCACAATTGGAGCACTTGATAGGTTCAAGATCATAATTTTTCCTAAAATGGTGATCCCTAATAATGCATGCTGACTTAATGCCCAAAACTATGTCAGTCTCAGAAACTTCAGCAGAAGTAAATATATTTGTTCCATTAAGTCAATCTCTGTGTGAGTTTCATGTCACTAAGACCCCGTGTGTTGAAAACAGTGTAAATAAAATTTATTATCATGAAACTCATTTCATCCATAAAAGTTGTCATCTCTCTCTTAATCAATCCCACGAAACTTTCGTCATATCTATCTTCATCGATACTATGTAAGATCTAACTTATTTAATGCCCAAACTGTTGTTATACCCCATCGAACTGGCCTTAACCATTGGTTGCAAGTACTCCCTCTCTCCGGAAACAAAATACAATTCAAGCATAATACTAAGTCAAAGAATCTTGAGTTTGACAATGTTTATGATATAGATTCTTCCTTGAGTATATTTTTATACTTGCTGTACACattttatatcataaatattgtcaAACTTTAAATAATTTAAGAATAGAACTAAAATTGCATCGCAGGAAGTAGGTTCCAAGTTCCTTAAAGCTCAGATCGACGATTATTACAACAGCCTCATCCAGGCACGCATCAATGGGTCAAATGTCACAATTCCAAAATTCATTCACCATGACAATATAGGCATGTGGGTCACATGTCACAATTCCAAAATTCATTCGCCATGACAATATAGGCATGTGATGGAGGGAAGTATGCACAGAAACAGCTTCTCAATTGAATGGTACACTTTTGTTGATACATACACGATGTCCTCACCAAATGGCCAAACCGTAGTTCCCAAAACCTACAAAGTGCGTTGCAATGTGAGAATCATCTTTCGAAAGAGTGCTACCATACCAAAGCAATAAGGTTCAAAAAGTGAACTAGAGACCAACACATGTAAACCCACGGAGAAGTGCAGAAGAACATATCGTActtaggccatgtttggttcctacagCCTACAGGAcctcataaaattcctgtaacatcgaatgtttagacacatgtatggagtatgaaatatagactaattacgaaactaattacacaacttgcgactaatttgcaagatgaatcttttaagcctaattattccatgatttgacaacgtggtgctacattaaacatgtgctaatgacagattaattaggcttaaaaatttcgtctcggaaattagcctccatctatgtaattgattttgtaattaatctatatttaatgctccttattagtatctaaacattcgatgtgacatgaattttaggagcgactaaagaaccaaacacccccttaaataCCAACCTTGCTTAAATCAAGTATGGAAAAGTTTCGGCAGATTGCGGCCAGTGTTTGTgccaggttaatgtcaccaaggCTGACTGGACTTCTCTATGCCTCAGGCCTCAGCAAAGAGATAATGCAGCAAAGGACCCACAACTGCTATACTCAGACTATTACCCAGCATAGCATACCTGCAACAAGAGGATTTCAAAACCTATATGACAACCTGTAATTATAAACACTATTTAGATAGCGACCCATTATTTCTTACAAAACAAATAGATTTATCTCTCATGCTTCTTATATGTACTGCAATTCAAATGCTCTTGTAGTTTACTGAAGCAACTCAGAAGTGTATAATGGAACCTAAACTCACTGTTGCCTAAGGCTTATGCAATCTGGGAAGTTGAAACTTGAAGGGAAGGAATGGAAATTGGCGACCTGAAAAATTATATAAACAACATCAAGAGCCAGAGGAAGGATTTAAACATCTGAAGTGTAAACAGGCAGCTACCTCTTGAGGGGTGAAGAATCGTAGGCCCAACTCCTTCAGGGAAGAAATTTGAAGCTTCTCTTCAGGAACCCATTTGAGGTTCTAGTATTTGAAGTAAGATTATCATTAGGCAAAATCAGACACCATATAAATGTGAAATCTAGACAAAATGAGAAGAGTGATCATAATGAATCTTACTTCAGATGTAGCCAACAAGGAGCCTGTCCCCTTCACATAACGATAGTAGCTTTTAGTGAAGCAACAGCACCGCTTAGATTCAGGGTATACAATATCTTGCAAGTAGTCAAGGAGTCAACACAATACCAAAATCAAAGATTACTAGAAgttaataaaaataataaatgtAACATACCAAACAAATCACATTAATAAACGATAAAAAACTGATAAAGAAGGTAACTCAATACAAGAAAGAATCAAGGATACCCATAGCATTCCCCCACCGCTCAATCAAGTTTACTGGGACCATGTAATCTTGCAAAATTGACTCATTTCGAGTGCCTCCATCAGCCTCCTTGACTACATAAGATACAGTGTCATTACAACTACAAATCAGCTTCTTCAAATAAAATCATGTAAATTTAACAACGATAGACCTTACTGTAAAGGCTGGCAAGTGAGCCTTCCTACTTACCAAGAAAATCTTTTATCGGCTTACAAACTGGCTCCAGCTCTTCTTCAGTTTGGTGATCACTACCCTGTGATGTACTGTTCAGTGTCAAGCTTAGGCACATAGGTGTCTGGAGCAACTTATTGTTGACCGATGCATTTCGAAACCGCATAGGTTCTCGTTTCGCCTGTTGATAAAAAATCAGCTGCAGTTACATAATTGATCCATACAATCCAGTGGATTTATCACTTATCAGAAAATGCCCCACACAGACACACTTTCTCATTTCTGATGAGTGTCTTTTTCAACACAAAAAGAAAAGCAACATATTTTATCATAGGCAACAGATTCCCTGGAGACCTGGACATCCCTCAGGTAATAGTCAACTAAGAAGTGATGagcaaataaaaatgaaaataaggGCTGTGAAATGCCATGACAGTATAACATGTCAAACACTAAAAAGTTCTTACCAAACAAAAGTAGCGAGGTCTAGAATATGGGACACCAAACTGTAAGGGGCTTAGGATGAATTCTTGTGTGTTAAAATTGAGACTTGAAAGGACCTCCAGCAACTGATCATGTGTATCAGACACCTGGCATAAATGAACAAGATATATCCACTGTTGAGGAGTTCGAgtattaaaacaaaaaaaaatccaaataaaGTTTATACCAACCTCGAATCCAACTACGTTTTCTACAAATAACATTTGTGGAAGATAGCTCATGTCTTGCATGAGGTTGAGAATCTTGATGAATGAAAATGCACGAGCGTCAGCTGAATGCTTCTGAAGTCCTACACAATGGTTGATCCATGAACCAAAACTGAAAAAGAGAATATAGCGCTAGAATATATATTACTGAGATGGAAACCTTGCCGTGTGTATGGCTGGCATGGAGGAGAAAGAAGCCATGCATGTGCCTTGTATTTGTCTAAGTCACTAGCAGTGAGCGTTTGAATGTTCCCCTGTAGTACAAGAATGATGCATAAACATACAGTAAATAAAACTATAACAGCATAGTTCAGTTCATTCTTCACAAGTCAAACTAAAATATAAAAACCAATGTATAGGTAGAATGATAATATCCTTCTGATGGTGAGGTACATGACCCAGGTGCATAACTctacac
Coding sequences within:
- the LOC136452389 gene encoding tRNA (cytosine(38)-C(5))-methyltransferase 2-like isoform X1, coding for MEAPAPLRVLEFYSGIGGMRYSLMASGVRAEVVEAFDINDVANDVYEHNFGHRPYQGNIQTLTASDLDKYKAHAWLLSPPCQPYTRQGLQKHSADARAFSFIKILNLMQDMSYLPQMLFVENVVGFEVSDTHDQLLEVLSSLNFNTQEFILSPLQFGVPYSRPRYFCLAKREPMRFRNASVNNKLLQTPMCLSLTLNSTSQGSDHQTEEELEPVCKPIKDFLVKEADGGTRNESILQDYMVPVNLIERWGNAMDIVYPESKRCCCFTKSYYRYVKGTGSLLATSENLKWVPEEKLQISSLKELGLRFFTPQEVANFHSFPSSFNFPDCISLRQQYAMLGNSLSIAVVGPLLHYLFAEA
- the LOC136452389 gene encoding tRNA (cytosine(38)-C(5))-methyltransferase 2-like isoform X3 encodes the protein MEAPAPLRVLEFYSGIGGMRYSLMASGVRAEVVEAFDINDVANDVYEHNFGHRPYQGNIQTLTASDLDKYKAHAWLLSPPCQPYTRQGLQKHSADARAFSFIKILNLMQDMSYLPQMLFVENVVGFEVSDTHDQLLEVLSSLNFNTQEFILSPLQFGVPYSRPRYFCLAKREPMRFRNASVNNKLLQTPMCLSLTLNSTSQGSDHQTEEELEPVCKPIKDFLVKEADGGTRNESILQDYMVPVNLIERWGNAMDIVYPESKRCCCFTKSYYRYVKGTGSLLATSENLKWVPEEKLQISSLKELGLRFFTPQEVCYAG
- the LOC136452389 gene encoding tRNA (cytosine(38)-C(5))-methyltransferase 2-like isoform X2, with product MEAPAPLRVLEFYSGIGGMRYSLMASGVRAEVVEAFDINDVANDVYEHNFGHRPYQGNIQTLTASDLDKYKAHAWLLSPPCQPYTRQGLQKHSADARAFSFIKILNLMQDMSYLPQMLFVENVVGFEVSDTHDQLLEVLSSLNFNTQEFILSPLQFGVPYSRPRYFCLAKREPMRFRNASVNNKLLQTPMCLSLTLNSTSQGSDHQTEEELEPVCKPIKDFLVKEADGGTRNESILQDYMVPVNLIERWGNAMDIVYPESKRCCCFTKSYYRYVKGTGSLLATSENLKWVPEEKLQISSLKELGLRFFTPQEVANFHSFPSSFNFPDCISLRQQ